The following coding sequences are from one Perognathus longimembris pacificus isolate PPM17 chromosome 13, ASM2315922v1, whole genome shotgun sequence window:
- the LOC125362600 gene encoding LOW QUALITY PROTEIN: olfactory receptor 5A2 (The sequence of the model RefSeq protein was modified relative to this genomic sequence to represent the inferred CDS: inserted 4 bases in 3 codons; substituted 2 bases at 2 genomic stop codons): protein MAVVAIGCNNSSVTKFILLGFSDNPQLKAFLFALFLGIYLLSLIXLMALIRMDPHFHNPMYFFLRNXSFIDICYVSSTTPKMLSVIITEQKTISLLGCSMQYFVFCGMGLKECFLSAAMTYDLCAAICNPLLYTVLISHTLCLKMVAGAYIGGFLSSLVETYXYQNVFCGPSMTNHFFCDLPPVLALSCSDTFISQVLCFILGCIDGVVSVLVILISYSYIVAAVLKISSSEGSTKAFSTCASHLTTVTLFYGSGLFMXRPPSSYSLNRDKVVSIFXAVVIPMANPVICSLRNKEIKNAMRKVMERDHVFIPRHSFF from the exons ATGGCTGTAGTGGCTATAGGATGCAACAATTCTTCTGTGACAAAGTTTATCTTGCTGGGGTTTTCGGATAATCCTCAGTTGAAGGCTTTCCTATTTGCATTATTTCTGGGGATCTACCTCCTATCTCTGAT CCTCATGGCTCTGATCAGGATGGACCCTCACTTTCACaatcccatgtacttcttcctcagaaACTGATCCTTTATAGACATCTGCTATGTATCCTCCACCACCCCCAAGATGCTCTCTGTCATCATCACTGAGCAGAAAACCATTTCCTTGCTTGGCTGCTCCATGCAGTACTTTGTGTTCTGTGGGATGGGGCTGAAGGAATGCTTTCTCTCGGCAGCCATGACATATGACCTCTGTGCTGCCATCTGCAACCCACTGCTCTACACTGTCCTCATTTCCCACACGCTTTGTTTAAAGATGGTGGCTGGTGCCTATATAGGTGGATTCCTTAGTTCTCTGGTTGAAACAT TCTATCAGAATGTCTTCTGCGGGCCCAGCATGACCAACCACTTCTTCTGTGATCTTCCTCCAGTCTTGGCTTTGTCCTGCTCGGACACCTTCATCAGTCAGGTGTTGTGCTTCATTCTGGGTTGTATTGATGGGGTGGTGTCCGTCCTTGTCATCCTCATCTCTTATAGTTACATTGTGGCTGCTGTCCTCAAGATCAGCTCATCTGAAGGTAGTACCAAGGCCTTTAGCACCTGTGCCTCTCATCTGACTACAGTGACCCTCTTCTATGGCTCTGGTCTCTTCA TGCGACCTCCTTCCAGCTACTCCTTGAACCGGGACAAAGTGGTGTCCATATTCTAAGCGGTGGTGATCCCCATGGCGAATCCTGTCATCTGCAGTCTTAGGAATAAGGAGATTAAGAATGCCATGAGGAAAGTTATGGAAAGGGACCATGTGTTCATTCCCAGGCATTCATTTTTCTGA
- the LOC125362601 gene encoding olfactory receptor 5A1, which translates to MGNLSLSKTWNSSSVTLFIFLGFADHPELQAGLFVTFLCIYLITLAWNLALIFLIRGDTRLHTPMYFFLSNLAFIDLCYSSCVAPKMLFDFFRERKTISFLGCAAQFFFFVGMGLTECILLTAMAYDRYAAISSPLLYTAIMSQDICMRMVAGAYVGGFLSSLIQAISIFRLHFCGPNIINHFFCDLPPVLALSCSNIFLSQVVNFLVVVMVGGTSFLILLISYSYIVSAVLKIHSSEGRWKAFSTCTSHLLVVTLLFGTALFMYLRPSSSYSFSRDKVVSVFYSLVIPMLNPLIYSLRNKEIKEALWKVMEKKKVFF; encoded by the coding sequence ATGGGCAACCTGTCTTTGAGTAAGACCTGGAATAGCTCATCAGTGACCCTGTTCATCTTCCTGGGATTTGCAGATCATCCAGAACTCCAAGCTGGGCTCTTTGTGACCTTCTTGTGCATCTACCTCATAACGCTGGCCTGGAACCTGGCTCTTATCTTTCTGATCAGAGGTGACACCCGTCTGCATacacccatgtacttcttcctcagcaACTTAGCCTTCATTGACCTCTGTTACTCTTCTTGTGTGGCTCCTAAGATGCTTTTTGATTTCTTCCGGGAGAGGAAGACTATATCATTCCTAGGCTGTGCtgcccagttttttttctttgttggcatGGGTCTAACTGAGTGCATCCTTCTGACAGCCATGGCGTATGACCGCTATGCAGCCATTTCCAGCCCCCTTCTGTACACAGCCATCATGTCCCAGGATATCTGTATGCGGATGGTAGCTGGGGCATATGTCGGTGGCTTCCTGAGCTCCCTGATCCAGGCCATCTCCATATTTCGACTCCACTTCTGTGGACCAAATATCATCAACCATTTTTTCTGTGACCTCCCTCCTGTCTTGGCACTTTCTTGCTCCAACATTTTCCTCAGTCAAGTGGTGAATTTCCTTGTGGTGGTCATGGTTGGGGGAACATCATTTCTCATCCTTCTGATATCCTACAGCTACATAGTGTCTGCCGTCTTGAAGATCCACTCTTCGGAAGGTCGGTGGAAAGCCTTCAGCACGTGTACCTCGCACCTGCTGGTGGTGACTCTGTTGTTTGGGACCGCTCTTTTCATGTACCTGCGACCCAGTTCCAGCTATTCATTCAGCAGGGACAAGGTGGTGTCAGTGTTCTATTCTCTGGTGATCCCCATGCTGAACCCTCTCATTTACAGTTTAAGGAACAAGGAAATCAAGGAGGCCCTTTGGAAAgtgatggagaaaaagaaagtgtTTTTCTAA